In a genomic window of Scheffersomyces stipitis CBS 6054 chromosome 4, complete sequence:
- the NUO51 gene encoding NADH-ubiquinone oxidoreductase 51 kDa subunit, mitochondrial precursor (Complex I-51KD) (CI-51KD), with the protein MLRFKSQTTFKRGLATIADAAANPNRVHGGLKDTDRIFQNIYGKYGHDLKSSMKMGDWHKTKEIILKGDKWIIDEMKKSGLRGRGGAGFPSGLKWSFMNPPGWEKNVGPRYLVVNADEGEPGTCKDREIIRKDPHKLVEGCLLAGRGMNATAAYIYIRGEFYNEAVILQNAINEAYKAGFLGKNACGSGYDFDIYIHRGMGAYVCGEETALIESIEGKAGKPRLKPPFPAGVGLFGRPTTVANVETVSVAPTILRRGGDWFASFGRERNQGVKLFCISGHVNEPCTVEEEMSIPLKELLEKHCGGVKGGWDNLLGVIPGGSSVPIMTKETCDNILMDYDALRDVGSGLGTAAVIVMNKQTDIIRGIQRFSHFYKHESCGQCTPCREGTTWLQRMMDRFQEGQATEKEIDMIFELTKEIEGHTICALGDAAAWPIQGLIKSFRPVMVDRINEFKKKNETIGYGGWIDGGKVKEGVVIDNPVPHSH; encoded by the coding sequence ATGCTTCGTTTCAAGAGTCAAACGACTTTCAAGCGTGGGTTGGCTACGATTGCAGATGCGGCTGCCAATCCGAACCGTGTCCACGGAGGCTTGAAAGATACCGACAGAATCTTTCAGAACATCTACGGCAAGTATGGCCACGacttgaagtcttcaatgaagatgGGGGACTGGCACAAGACCAAGGAAATTATTCTCAAAGGCGACAAGTGGATCATCGAcgagatgaagaagtctggATTGAGAGGAAGAGGTGGAGCTGGTTTTCCGTCTGGACTTAAGTGGTCTTTCATGAATCCTCCAGGCTGGGAAAAGAACGTAGGACCCAGATACTTAGTGGTGAACGCCGATGAAGGTGAGCCAGGTACCTGTAAGGATCGTGAGATCATCCGTAAGGACCCCCACAAGTTGGTAGAGGGCTGTTTGTTGGCAGGAAGAGGTATGAATGCTACTGCTGCTTATATCTATATCAGAGGAGAGTTCTACAACGAAGCTGTTATATTGCAAAATGCCATTAATGAAGCCTACAAGGCCGGATTTCTCGGTAAAAATGCTTGTGGCTCCGGTTACGACTTTGACATCTACATCCATCGTGGAATGGGAGCCTATGTTTGTGGTGAAGAAACTGCTTTGATTGAATCTATTGAAGGTAAGGCAGGTAAACCTAGATTGAAGCCTCCTTTCCCTGCTGGAGTCGGTTTGTTCGGCAGACCCACAACTGTAGCCAATGTCGAGACGGTTTCCGTTGCCCCAACCATCTTGAGAAGAGGCGGAGACTGGTTTGCTTCATTTGGTAGAGAAAGAAACCAGGGTGTGAAATTGTTCTGTATTTCTGGACATGTCAACGAACCATGTACCGTTGAGGAAGAGATGTCGATTCCATTGAAGGAACTCTTAGAAAAGCACTGTGGTGGTGTTAAAGGAGGCTGGGACAACTTATTGGGTGTTATCCCCGGTGGTTCTTCCGTGCCTATCATGACCAAGGAAACTTGTGACAACATTTTAATGGACTACGATGCCCTCAGAGACGTTGGCTCTGGTTTGGGTACGGCTGCTGTCATTGTCATGAACAAGCAGACGGATATCATTAGAGGTATCCAGAGATTCTCTCACTTCTACAAGCATGAGTCGTGTGGTCAATGTACGCCATGCCGTGAAGGTACCACTTGGTTGCAGAGAATGATGGACAGATTCCAAGAAGGTCAAGCTACCGAAAAAGAGATCGACATGATCTTCGAGTTGACCAAAGAGATCGAAGGCCATACTATCTGTGCCTTGGGTGATGCTGCTGCCTGGCCCATCCAGGGATTGATTAAGTCATTCAGACCAGTCATGGTAGACAGAATCaacgagttcaagaagaagaatgagACCATTGGCTACGGTGGTTGGATCGACGGAGGTAAGGTGAAAGAGGGTGTTGTAATCGACAACCCAGTTCCACACTCCCATTAA
- a CDS encoding predicted protein (go_component membrane~go_function molecular function unknown), which yields KNNNRLGVQSVIDEDNDPTTANAKGSMEPYGASSADSSSDDEDSDGSHNSFFMSVSMIIVSEIGDKTFLIAALMAMRNSRLVVFSAAFASLVVMTVLSGIVGHALPSLISRRLTQFLASILFLVFGAKLLNEGLAMSKELGVDEELQEVEDEIASSKLNAQMDDVEGGASEISAQKQWYIEIGGQIKDLASFVLSPIWIQVFVMTFLGEWGDRSQIATIAMAAGSDYWFVILGAIVGHGLCTAAACIGGKLLAKKISMRNVTLGGAAAFFVFAILYFYQAYYDIEG from the coding sequence aagaacaataacAGACTAGGAGTACAGAGTGTCATCGACGAAGATAACGATCCAACTACCGCTAATGCCAAAGGGTCTATGGAACCATATGGAGCTTCCAGCGCTGACTCCTCTtcagacgatgaagacaGTGATGGCTCCCATAACTCGTTCTTCATGTCAGTTTCGATGATTATCGTGTCTGAGATTGGTGACAAGACATTTTTGATTGCAGCATTGATGGCGATGAGAAACTCTCGTTTGGTGGTATTTTCCGCTGCTTTTGCATCTCTTGTCGTCATGACAGTGTTATCAGGTATCGTCGGCCATGCCTTACCTTCGTTGATCTCTAGAAGATTGACCCAGTTCTTGGCTTCTATATTGTTCCTTGTATTCGGAgccaaattgttgaatgaGGGTTTGGCTATGTCTAAAGAATTGGGTGTAGACGAAGAACTTCAGGAAGTCGAGGATGAAATcgcttcttccaaattgaatgCCCAAATGGACGATGTAGAAGGTGGAGCTTCCGAGATTTCAGCTCAGAAGCAATGGTATATAGAAATAGGTGGCCAGATCAAAGACTTGGCTTCGTTTGTGTTGTCGCCCATCTGGATTCAAGTGTTTGTGATGACTTTCTTGGGTGAATGGGGTGACCGTTCCCAGATCGCAACTATTGCTATGGCTGCTGGATCTGACTACTGGTTCGTTATCTTGGGTGCTATCGTGGGCCACGGACTCTGTACCGCTGCTGCTTGTATCGGAGGTAAGTTGTTGGCCAAAAAGATCTCCATGAGAAACGTCACTTTAGGAGGCGCTGCAGCCTTCTTTGTGTTTGCTATCTTGTATTTCTACCAAGCTTATTATGACATCGAAGGTTAA
- a CDS encoding predicted protein gives DNSQIPTDSLEAIRNRLNQVHLSLRKLAEQINLHNRHPYKVKLPSYAHLQNQFQVLITQLNSIATNLSNNDELLRNTNVYPTPLFPTTQQEGLLTTLLRKKPLPEVDEWMDSALKKVEAERGSSLQKADEMAQWCFAKVQELRDEFQFYGFHTVEELDYMETEEGKKETHEKKQQDRIVDDAEARITAGGKKGLSPNQVLKFMCTGVH, from the coding sequence GACAACTCACAGATCCCCACCGATTCGCTAGAAGCCATACGAAACCGTCTCAACCAGGTGCATTTGTCGTTGAGAAAGTTGGCTGAACAAATCAACCTCCACAACAGACATCCCTATAAAGTGAAATTACCTAGTTATGCCCACCTCCAGAACCAGTTCCAGGTGTTGATCACCCAACTCAACTCCATTGCTACTAATCTCAGCAATAACGATGAATTGCTCCGAAATACCAATGTCTATCCTACTCCTCTCTTTCCTACTACACAACAGGAAGGTTTACTAACGACATTATTGAGAAAGAAACCGTTACCTGAAGTGGACGAATGGATGGACAGTGCTCTCAAAAAGGTTGAGGCTGAGAGAGGCTCGAGTTTACAGAAAGCTGATGAAATGGCACAGTGGTGTTTTGCCAAGGTTCAGGAGTTGAGAGATGAATTCCAGTTCTATGGCTTCCATACAGTAGAGGAGCTTGACTACAtggaaacagaagaaggaaagaaggAAACTCACGAGAAAAAACAACAGGATCGAATTGTAGATGATGCCGAGGCTAGGATCACTGCTGGAGGTAAAAAGGGCTTGAGTCCTAACCAAGTGCTCAAGTTCATGTGCACCGGAGTGCACTGA
- a CDS encoding predicted protein, which yields MIRGNWSLSAELKKNERKQQQKVQNRQKQQHKKVKLASIDPIRLYYQIQRLEKSGELSDRDQKYLYGLKEDWDFIVKNNLHQTKLKPFLEQEQKKEKVKQLEKTKLHGSKSIYFNPELNPLGKIPNPDALPNKPIHPLPNFTKPLKKEDLEKYAVDPLINQLGIVVPEGDPPRFYKLVQNTQKKN from the coding sequence ATGATACGAGGTAATTGGAGTCTCTCAGCCGAGCTCAAGAAAAATGAACGAaaacaacagcagaagGTACAGAATAGACAGAAACAGCAACACAAGAAGGTTAAACTCGCATCCATAGATCCTATACGGTTATATTATCAGATCCAGAGACTTGAAAAGTCAGGTGAACTTTCAGACAGAGACCAGAAGTACTTATACGGACTCAAAGAGGACTGGGATTTcattgtcaagaacaatcTCCATCAGACAAAATTGAAGCCGTTTCTCGAACAGgaacaaaagaaagaaaaggtaaagcaattggaaaagacgAAGCTCCATGGTCTGAAGTCTATCTACTTCAACCCAGAATTAAATCCACTAGGCAAGATTCCCAATCCGGATGCTTTGCCAAACAAACCTATTCATCCGTTGCCGAACTTTACCAAgccattgaagaaggaggACTTAGAAAAATACGCTGTAGACCCACTAATCAACCAATTGGGTATTGTGGTACCAGAGGGAGACCCACCTCGATTCTACAAGTTGGTACAGAATAcacagaaaaaaaat
- a CDS encoding predicted protein (go_component membrane~go_function binding~go_process transport): MTQKERLAELERDAQESYSFLVSDEKSSTFRSQEEFKEFKQSPVEKTPVKPWVHFVAGGIGGMVGAIVTCPLDVVKTRLQSDVYHAMYNKTPKSANPVIKMFQHLKETGSVIRELYVSEGSRALFKGLGPNLVGVIPARSINFFTYGSTKEFLTSNFNQGQEATWIHLAAGINAGFVTSTATNPIWLIKTRLQLDKTKGKHYKSSWDCLTHVIKHEGFSGLYKGLSASYLGGVESTLQWVLYEQMRMFIHRRSLALHGDDPSSKTTRDHIIEWSARSGAAGAAKFIASLITYPHEVVRTRLRQAPLESTGKPKYTGLIQCFKLVLKEEGLASMYGGLTPHLLRTVPNSIIMFGTWELVVRLLS, encoded by the exons ATGActcaaaaagaaagacttgCCGAATTGGAGCGGGATGCCCAAGAGTCGTATTCGTTTTTGGTATCTGATGAGAAGTCATCGACATTCCGCAGTCAGGAGGAGTTCAAAGAATTT AAGCAATCTCCAGTAGAAAAGACACCAGTGAAGCCATGGGTCCATTTTGTAGCTGGTGGTATCGGGGGAATGGTCGGTGCCATAGTAACGTGCCCTTTAGATGTGGTGAAAACGAGATTGCAATCAGACGTCTACCATGCCATGTACAACAAGACACCTAAGTCTGCGAACCCTGTAATCAAGATGTTTCAGCATTTGAAGGAAACAGGCTCCGTTATTAGGGAATTGTATGTGAGCGAAGGTTCTAGGGCCTTGTTCAAAGGTTTGGGACCAAATTTGGTCGGTGTGATACCTGCTCGTtctatcaacttcttcacatACGGCTCTACCAAAGAGTTCTTGACCAGCAACTTCAACCAGGGCCAGGAAGCCACCTGGATTCATTTGGCAGCCGGTATAAACGCCGGTTTTGTCACCTCGACAGCTACCAATCCAATCTGGTTGATCAAGACCAGATTACAGTTGGACAAAACTAAGGGCAAACACTATAAAAGCTCTTGGGATTGCCTCACTCATGTGATCAAGCACGAAGGATTCAGTGGCCTTTACAAGGGTTTGAGTGCTTCATATTTGGGAGGTGTAGAATCGACGTTGCAATGGGTGTTGTACGAACAGATGCGGATGTTTATCCACAGAAGATCGTTGGCTCTACATGGAGATGATCCTAGTAGTAAAACTACTAGAGACCACATCATAGAATGGTCTGCCCGATCTGGTGCTGCCGGTGCTGCCAAGTTCATAGCATCTTTAATTACGTATCCTCATGAAGTGGTCAGAACTCGTTTGAGACAAGCTCCGTTGGAGTCCACAGGTAAGCCGAAGTACACGGGCTTGATCCAATGCTTCAaattggtgttgaaggaagaggGTCTTGCCAGCATGTATGGAGGTTTGACTCCACACTTGTTGAGAACAGTGCCCAACTCCATCATCATGTTTGGCACCTGGGAGCTTGTAGTTCGTTTATTGTCATGA
- the MOT1 gene encoding transcriptional accessory protein involved in TBP (TATA-binding protein) regulation helicase MOT1 (go_function DNA binding; ATP binding; nucleic acid binding; helicase activity), protein MSRLDRLVLLLETGSTPFIRNTAADQLSDLAAAHPEEILSLLGRVYPHLKSPKWETRIAAARAFGGIVKNADVWDPNSEEAIKKEQEQEAFVKKEMDETVSIKVKQEEEEDHIKIKLEQDEELQKLDNNLSSLVSFASFDLAEILKSGARLLATKSDEIPDPSSCDENSLIGRIKKRKTSIIKDEEEEINSKSSASPPTPFASTPGTPTSAKAELNILKESTDSGKPVSSARLKAMQKRRAKVNARSNANRVKQVDISQSSISRQMIENGEGLNEENGAAETPQFDITSQQGGEKLVVEAKAPELSPLLSQHSKVAGLVWQFQGVYELLLDDLFNDKWEIRHGAALGLRELIKKHGKGAGRVMNKSREINDTNNAATLEDLAVRLCTLFSLDRFGDYVSDTVVAPVRESGAQTLAALLIHLDNITVMRTFQCLNDLVLQIGLTTKCWEAKHGGMLGVRYFVSVRTDVLLEHPELLDQVVNMVLHGLKESDDDVQSVAALTLTPIASNFVSTKKNLIHTLLTVIWDCLTNLRDDLSASIGSVMDLLAKLCTHQEVIEIMQRDAQEDYNNSFELLVPRLFPFLRHSITNVRKAVLRTIIEFLSISDPTTKTWINSKALRLIFQNLLVEQNRDVMQLSIDVFEKLIAEINSNDNLPSMDSLFEDQYQPLLILLMTPVGIARHNYQMNTNLIVRPSGHILGAIDDDEKRGRKRKSATEQVSDIPIGEELRVNIDAPIFKGDVMLVGYDKFMATKSAAAHSFGVTMSFISSDSQLNDIFELLRSYLKSPHSTPRLLAALVVQEYAQAVKARKLSPSPKAIELFSEPLGTVLQDPESLPYFRELVPTLKAVRTSCLQLFDIFISVAKVPPVKIPQLPVVVQGESEAGPGAFGIENAEKLIDETFNKLKKNLSAMYRMTANQALDDARHRIIVAIDEAKAARSSRTVGILSTYAASILALSGVPKKLNPVIRSLMDSIKQEETLLLQEKSADAVGRLIQELNEVGKKGAADKIVKNLCAFLCVDTSEVPEFHHNVIYKDDILSLKKEEAKTDPLDIAAHEKAVHEAKIKRNGASLSLEALLKIYNADLFEKVPKLKEVMLEPLRLLENSISEELVKDELKGQSIIDALGILRALLPKLDKSLHDQVVEFLPLLLPGLQSEYSVFRYSCAKCFATICSVVPTKAFTYLVKYILPMLNNAGRVRERQGAIEAIYHISSTMGSDILPYIVFLIVPVLGRMSDSDHDVRVLATTTFAAIIKLVPLEAGIPDPEDMPKELLEGRDRERDFIQQMMDPTKIQPFDLPVTIKATLRKYQQEGVNWLAFLNKYHLHGILCDDMGLGKTLQTICIVSSDHYLRSEKFKETQAAEFRKLPTLVICPPSLTGHWEQEINEYAPFLKVLIYAGNPSIRTPLRSQIPDADIVVTSYDVCRNDVEFVTSHDYNYCVLDEGHIIKNAASKLTKSVKRVRAEHRLILSGTPIQNNVLELWSLFDFLMPGFLGTEKVFHEKFAKPIAASRNSKTSSKEQEAGALALESLHKQVLPFMLRRLKEDVLSDLPPKIVQDYYCELSDLQKKLYKDFAQKQKSTVQEEVSKEGEQGAKQHVFQALQYMRKLCNHPALVLNPDHPKYAEVTQYLASRKSDLKSIEHSPKLLSLQALLLECGIGVNDSDYSKSKRKQQQSLISSEGVISEHRALIFCQLKDMLDIVENELLKKYMPSVTYMRMDGSTDPRDRQGIVRKFNEDPSIDVLLLTTKVGGLGLNLTGADTVIFVEHDWNPMSDLQAMDRAHRLGQTKVVNVYRLITKDTLEEKIMGLQKFKINIASTIVNQQNAGLSSMDTNQLLDLFEVDEKASKQSEDVEAKQDERGESGGVPEDVAGGLTGKAAGAVGELADLWDESQYEDEYNLDNFIKTLK, encoded by the coding sequence ATGTCTCGATTAGATAGATTGGTATTGCTTTTGGAAACGGGTTCGACCCCCTTCATCCGAAATACCGCCGCGGACCAGTTGTCGGATCTCGCTGCAGCGCATCCAGAAGAGATACTATCGCTTTTGGGACGGGTATATCCGCACTTGAAGTCGCCCAAATGGGAAACAAGAATAGCGGCTGCGAGAGCATTTGGTGGCATTGTGAAAAACGCCGATGTGTGGGACCCGAATTCCGAAGAGGCTATAAAAAAAGAACAGGAGCAAGAAGCGTTTGTCAAAAAGGAGATGGACGAAACCGTTTCCATCAAGGTcaaacaggaagaagaagaggatcACATAAAAATAAAGTTGGAACAAGACGAAGAGCTCCAAAAGTTGGACAATAACTTGAGCAGCTTGGTGTCGTTTGCGTCGTTTGATCTCGCAGAAATACTAAAGAGTGGAGCACGGTTGCTTGCCACGAAGTCGGACGAGATTCCGGACCCATCATCATGCGACGAGAACTCGCTTATCGGaagaatcaagaaaagaaagaccTCCATCATaaaagacgaagaagaagaaataaattCCAAGTCTTCCGCTTCTCCTCCCACACCATTTGCATCTACCCCAGGTACGCCGACGTCAGCCAAAGCAGAATTAAATATATTGAAGGAATCTACAGATTCCGGCAAGCCCGTCTCCAGTGCCAGGTTGAAAGCAAtgcaaaagagaagagcCAAGGTGAATGCCAGATCAAACGCCAATAGAGTAAAACAAGTAGACATTTCTCAGAGTTCCATATCACGACAAATGATTGAAAATGGTGAAGGTCTCAACGAGGAGAATGGCGCAGCAGAGACTCCGCAATTTGACATCACCTCACAACAAGGCGGTGAAAAGTTGGTTGTAGAAGCTAAGGCTCCTGAATTATCACCTTTGTTATCGCAACACAGTAAAGTTGCTGGACTTGTGTGGCAATTCCAGGGTGTCTATGAATTGCTCTTAGACGACTTGTTTAACGACAAGTGGGAAATAAGACACGGTGCTGCATTGGGGTTGCgtgagttgatcaagaaacACGGGAAAGGTGCTGGAAGAGTGATGAACAAATCCAGAGAAATCAACGACACCAACAACGCAGCAACCTTGGAGGATTTAGCTGTCAGACTTTGCACTTTATTCTCCTTGGATAGATTTGGCGATTACGTTTCTGATACTGTAGTTGCTCCAGTGCGAGAGTCTGGAGCTCAAACATTGGCAGCATTATTGATTCATTTGGATAACATCACCGTCATGAGAACTTTCCAATGTTTGAACGACTTAGTACTCCAAATTGGTTTGACAACTAAATGTTGGGAAGCAAAGCATGGAGGTATGTTGGGTGTAAGATACTTTGTCAGCGTCAGAACGGATGTTCTATTGGAGCATCCCGAATTGTTGGATCAAGTGGTTAATATGGTTCTCCACGGATTGAAAGAGAGTGATGATGACGTCCAGTCTGTAGCTGCATTGACGCTTACTCCTATCGCTTCGAATTTTGTTTCTACCAAAAAGAATCTAATTCACACTTTATTGACTGTCATCTGGGATTGTTTAACCAATCTACGTGATGATTTATCCGCATCCATTGGTTCTGTCATGGACTTATTGGCCAAGTTGTGCACACATCAAGAGGTCATCGAAATAATGCAGAGGGATGCACAGGAAGACTACAACAACTCGTTTGAGTTGTTGGTTCCTAGACTATTTCCCTTTTTGAGACACTCGATCACAAACGTTAGAAAAGCCGTATTGAGGACaattattgaatttttaTCGATATCCGATCCAACCACAAAGACATGGATCAATTCAAAAGCATTGCgattgatttttcagaacTTACTTGTTGAGCAGAATCGTGATGTCATGCAGTTATCCATAGATGTCTTCGAAAAATTGATAGCTGAAATCAACAGCAATGACAATTTGCCTTCGATGGATCTGCTCTTTGAAGATCAATACCAGCCACTCTTAATTTTGTTAATGACCCCAGTAGGTATAGCGAGACACAACTATCAAATGAATACCAATTTGATCGTTCGTCCATCTGGTCATATTCTCGGGGCCATCGACGATGATGAAAAGCGTGGTCGCAAGAGAAAGTCCGCTACTGAACAAGTCTCTGATATACCGATTGGGGAAGAACTTAGAGTCAATATTGACGCTCCTATCTTTAAGGGAGATGTTATGTTAGTTGGATACGATAAGTTCATGGCGACAAAAAGTGCTGCTGCACATTCTTTTGGTGTCACCATGTCATTTATTTCCTCAGATTCTCAATTGAACGATATATTTGAATTGCTTCGTTCGTATTTGAAGTCGCCACACTCCACTCCAAGGTTGCTTGCTGCCTTGGTAGTTCAGGAGTATGCTCAAGCCGTAAAAGCTAGAAAGTTGTCACCGTCTCCAAAAGCTATTGAACTATTCTCAGAACCACTAGGTACAGTGTTACAAGATCCTGAGTCTTTACCTTATTTCCGAGAATTGGTTCCAACCTTGAAAGCTGTAAGAACTTCTTGCTTGCAATTGTttgacattttcatctCTGTAGCCAAAGTCCCACCAGTAAAGATTCCACAGTTACCAGTAGTGGTACAAGGTGAGTCAGAAGCAGGACCTGGAGCTTTCGGAATTGAGAATGCGGAGAAATTGATAGATGAAACTTTCaataaattgaagaagaacttgtctgCCATGTACAGAATGACTGCCAATCAAGCTCTTGATGATGCCAGACATCGTATCATCGTTGCAATTGACGAAGCAAAAGCTGCTCGTTCCAGTAGAACAGTTGGTATTCTCTCGACGTACGCCGCCTCAATTCTTGCATTATCGGGAGTTCCCAAGAAACTCAATCCAGTTATCAGGTCCTTGATGGACAGTATCAAACAGGAAgaaactcttcttttacAAGAGAAGTCTGCTGATGCTGTAGGTCGTTTGATTCAGGAGTTGAATGAAGTTGGTAAGAAGGGTGCTGCTGACAAGAtagtcaagaacttgtGTGCCTTTTTGTGTGTAGACACTTCCGAAGTTCCAGAATTCCATCATAACGTGATCTACAAAGACGATATAttgtcgttgaagaaggaagaagctAAGACGGATCCACTAGATATAGCTGCCCATGAGAAGGCTGTTCATGAAGCCAAGATCAAGAGGAATGGGGCTCTGTTATCGTTGGAAGCTTTGTTAAAGATTTACAATGCTGATTTGTTTGAGAAAGTTccaaagttgaaggaagtgaTGCTTGAACCCTTGAGGTTGTTGGAGAACTCGATTTCGGAAGAATTGGTCAAGGACGAATTGAAAGGTCAAAGTATCATCGATGCCTTGGGAATTCTTCGTGCTTTATTGCCTAAATTAGATAAGTCATTGCACGACCAAGTTGTCGAGTTCCTACCTTTGTTGTTGCCAGGATTGCAATCTGAGTATTCTGTCTTCCGTTACTCATGTGCCAAATGCTTTGCAACTATTTGTTCTGTTGTTCCAACGAAGGCATTCACCTATTTGGTTAAGTATATCTTGCCCATGTTGAATAACGCTGGTCGGGTCAGAGAAAGACAAGGTGCCATTGAAGCCATATACCACATCTCTTCAACTATGGGTTCTGACATATTGCCCTATatcgttttcttgattgttCCAGTTTTGGGAAGAATGAGTGATTCCGATCACGATGTTCGTGTTTTGGCTACGACCACCTTCGCAGCAatcatcaagttggttCCTTTGGAAGCCGGTATTCCTGATCCAGAAGATATGCCAAaagagttgttggaggGTAGagacagagaaagagaCTTTATTCAACAGATGATGGATCCCACGAAGATCCAACCATTCGACTTGCCGGTGACCATTAAAGCTACTCTTCGTAAGtatcaacaagaaggtGTTAACTGGTTGgctttcttgaacaagtacCATTTGCATGGTATTCTCTGTGATGATATGGGTCTTGGAAAAACGTTGCAAACCATTTGTATTGTCTCTTCTGATCACTATTTGAGATCTGAGAAATTCAAAGAAACGCAGGCAGCTGAATTCCGGAAGTTGCCCACCTTGGTAATTTGTCCTCCATCGTTAACTGGGCACTGGGAGCAGGAAATCAATGAATATGCTCCATTTTTGAAGGTGTTGATCTATGCTGGAAACCCCAGTATTAGAACGCCATTGAGAAGTCAGATTCCTGATGCTGATATTGTAGTTACCTCTTACGATGTCTGCCGTAATGATGTAGAGTTTGTTACCTCTCATGATTACAACTATTGTGTTTTAGACGAAGGTCATATCATTAAGAATGCGGCCTCGAAATTAACCAAGTCTGTGAAGAGAGTCAGAGCAGAACACCGTTTGATATTGTCTGGAACTCCGATTCAGAACAATGTTTTGGAGTTGTGGTCGTTGTTTGACTTTTTGATGCCTGGTTTTTTGGGTACTGAAAAAGTGTTCCATGAAAAGTTTGCCAAACCTATAGCTGCTAGTCGTAATAGcaaaacttcttcaaaggaACAAGAAGCTGGAGCATTAGCTTTGGAGTCGTTGCACAAACAGGTTTTGCCATTTATGTTACGTCGTCTTAAGGAAGATGTGTTATCAGACTTGCCACCcaaaattgttcaagattaCTACTGTGAATTGAGCGATTTACAGAAAAAGTTGTACAAGGACTTTGCCCAAAAGCAGAAGTCGActgtccaagaagaagtgagCAAGGAAGGAGAACAAGGAGCTAAGCAGCATGTTTTCCAAGCCTTGCAATACATGAGGAAATTGTGTAATCATCCAGCATTGGTTTTGAATCCCGATCATCCAAAATATGCTGAGGTGACCCAATATTTGGCCTCCCGCAAATCTGACCTCAAGAGTATCGAGCATTCACCCAAGTTGTTATCTTTGCAAGCATTATTGCTAGAATGTGGAATTGGAGTAAACGATAGCGATTATTCCAAGAGTAAAAGaaaacagcaacaactgttgatttcatctGAGGGAGTGATCTCTGAACATAGAGCTTTGATCTTCTGTCAATTGAAGGATATGCTTGACATTGTAGAGaacgagttgttgaagaagtatatGCCTTCGGTTACATATATGAGGATGGATGGTAGCACTGATCCCAGAGATAGACAGGGAATAGTGCGTAAGTTCAATGAGGATCCTTCCATTGATGTGTTACTATTGACTACTAAAGTTGGAGGTTTAGGTTTGAACTTGACTGGTGCCGACACCGTTATCTTTGTAGAACACGACTGGAATCCTATGAGTGATTTACAGGCTATGGACAGAGCGCATAGACTTGGACAAACCAAAGTGGTGAATGTTTACCGATTGATCACGAAGGATACGCTTGAGGAGAAGATAATGGGTTTGCAGAagttcaaaatcaacaTTGCCTCTACAATTGTCAACCAGCAGAATGCGGGATTGTCTTCGATGGATACCAACCAGTTGCTAGATCTTTTCGAAGTAGACGAAAAGGCTTCTAAGCAAAGTGAAGATGTCGAAGCAAAGCAGGATGAACGAGGAGAGAGTGGTGGAGTTCCGGAGGACGTCGCTGGAGGTCTTACAGGCAAAGCAGCTGGAGCTGTAGGTGAGTTGGCTGATTTATGGGATGAGTCCCAGTATGAGGATGAATACAACCtcgacaacttcatcaagacGCTTAAGTGA